The Psychrobacter raelei genome contains the following window.
GTCGATAAAGTCACACGGCGCTTTGATAACCCATAAGCATGATCTGAGAGCATCAGACCCATAGAGGACACCACAGGCGTATAGTTCAACAGCGGCTCGCCCATGCCCATCATCACCACGTTGGTCACATTGTTTTGCCACTCGGTGCTATCAACCCCTTCCATATACGACGCATTGGCCACCCAAAGCTGACCGATGATTTCGGCAGCGGTCAAATCCCGCTCAAAGCCTTGTTTGCCAGTACTACAAAAGCTGCAATCGAGCGCACAGCCCACTTGCGATGAGATACACAGGGTTTTTCGCCCATTGACCTTGCTGTCATCAGCAGGAATCAATACGGTCTCAACCAATGAGCCGCCAGCCACTTTAAACACCCATTTACGTGTACCATCTTCGCTAAACTCTTTGTGCACCACTTCAGGCAGCTCAATACACGCCTGCTCGCTTAACTTCTCACGCAGACCCTTGGATAAGTTGGTCATTTGTGCAAAATCTGTGACCCCATGCTGATAAATCCATTTCATAACCTGAGTGGCACGAAATGGCTTTTCACCAATGTGTTTAAAATACGCACCCAATTGCTCTTGGTTCATACCCAAGATATTGGTTTTGGTCGGGGCATTAGGATGGAATGTAGCGGGCGTGCTGTCTGCAGGCTGCATGGGGATTTTGGTCATGATGACTTATCTAACCTAAGTTGGATGTGTGGATGGGTATACAGATGATCAATCAAGGCTGATTGATAAGAGGTTGTCACTCTATTTG
Protein-coding sequences here:
- the rlmN gene encoding 23S rRNA (adenine(2503)-C(2))-methyltransferase RlmN, encoding MTKIPMQPADSTPATFHPNAPTKTNILGMNQEQLGAYFKHIGEKPFRATQVMKWIYQHGVTDFAQMTNLSKGLREKLSEQACIELPEVVHKEFSEDGTRKWVFKVAGGSLVETVLIPADDSKVNGRKTLCISSQVGCALDCSFCSTGKQGFERDLTAAEIIGQLWVANASYMEGVDSTEWQNNVTNVVMMGMGEPLLNYTPVVSSMGLMLSDHAYGLSKRRVTLSTSGVVPKMYELYKDIDVALAISLHAPNDELRNELVPINKKYPLSELIAAAKAYVHDNNPRHKKHVTIEYVMLAGVNDSDEHAQQLVALLDGLPSKINLIPFNPFPHAPYDRSSNNRIHAFSNILNNAGFVCTIRQTRGDDIDAACGQLVGQVADRTRRSAKWQQSIKQLAANEQQSEG